The Nitrospira sp. genome contains a region encoding:
- a CDS encoding nicotinate phosphoribosyltransferase, which yields MNPSTSALLTDLYELTMAQAYLEQGMDKPAVFEFFVRKLPLHRNFLMTAGLEQVLDYLSELHFSQEELAWLDQSGQFSSRLLHYLETLRFTGDVEAMPEGTLFFPPEPILRIVASLPLAQLVESRVINLLNFQTMVASKAARLVLVAEGKPLIDFGLRRAHGAEAGLLAARASYLAGFAGTATVLAGMAYGIPLYGTMAHSFVQAHEDEAVAFEHLAQAQPENVVLLIDTYNTEAAARKVVSLAPTLKRKGIAMKGVRLDSGDLADHAKKVRRILDEGGLAHVQILASGSLDEYRLGDLVQTGAPIDSFAVGTALTTSSDAPSLDCAYKLQEYAGRPCRKRSEGKATWPGRKQVYRYYTGDGRLAHDILTTHHDQPPGEPLLRPVMQQGRPLASSPGLAEVRRHVAAQLGQLPETLRALDVAPAHDVRISPALQTLAQTVDRTI from the coding sequence ATGAATCCTTCGACCAGCGCCCTGCTGACCGATCTGTATGAGCTCACGATGGCTCAAGCGTACCTGGAACAGGGGATGGACAAGCCGGCTGTATTCGAGTTCTTTGTCCGCAAATTGCCTCTCCACCGGAACTTCTTAATGACTGCCGGTCTCGAACAGGTGCTGGACTATCTCTCGGAGTTGCACTTTTCCCAGGAAGAACTGGCCTGGCTGGATCAATCAGGGCAGTTCAGTTCGCGGCTCCTTCACTACCTGGAAACCCTGCGATTTACCGGGGATGTGGAAGCCATGCCCGAAGGAACTCTGTTCTTTCCTCCTGAGCCCATCCTCAGAATCGTCGCATCGCTTCCGCTGGCACAGCTCGTCGAAAGCCGTGTCATAAACCTGCTGAACTTTCAGACCATGGTGGCCTCCAAGGCGGCACGTTTGGTGCTGGTGGCAGAAGGAAAACCGCTCATCGATTTTGGGCTGCGCCGCGCGCATGGCGCCGAAGCCGGTCTCCTGGCCGCGCGAGCCAGCTACTTGGCCGGCTTCGCCGGAACCGCGACCGTGTTGGCCGGCATGGCGTATGGCATTCCTCTTTATGGCACGATGGCCCATTCGTTTGTGCAGGCTCATGAGGATGAAGCCGTCGCCTTCGAGCATCTTGCCCAGGCACAACCGGAGAACGTCGTCCTCTTGATCGATACCTACAATACCGAAGCTGCCGCGCGCAAAGTCGTCTCGTTGGCTCCAACGCTCAAACGCAAGGGAATTGCGATGAAGGGCGTCCGGCTTGACAGCGGAGATCTCGCCGACCATGCCAAAAAAGTCCGACGCATCTTGGATGAAGGTGGTTTGGCTCATGTACAGATCCTCGCCAGCGGCAGCCTCGATGAATACCGCTTGGGAGATCTGGTCCAAACCGGTGCGCCGATCGACAGCTTCGCCGTCGGCACGGCCCTGACGACCTCCTCTGACGCGCCTTCGCTGGACTGCGCCTACAAGCTTCAAGAATATGCGGGCCGTCCCTGTCGCAAACGATCAGAAGGCAAGGCCACCTGGCCAGGCCGCAAACAAGTCTACCGGTACTATACGGGCGACGGGCGTTTGGCCCACGACATCCTCACGACGCACCACGATCAACCACCCGGCGAACCGCTGCTCAGACCGGTTATGCAGCAGGGCCGCCCTCTCGCCTCATCACCGGGCTTGGCCGAAGTGCGACGCCATGTGGCTGCGCAGCTGGGACAACTTCCCGAAACGCTGCGAGCCCTTGATGTGGCCCCGGCCCATGACGTTCGGATTTCTCCGGCGTTGCAGACCCTGGCCCAGACGGTTGACCGCACTATTTAA
- a CDS encoding universal stress protein — protein sequence MKILLTVDGSDHSYEAVRSLNYLARAEELHIVHVLDVPSPAYPMMMPEVAQELYETVERNMRDDGTRLLDRIVSLLPLDVGPVAKHLVVGSPADQIVTLADQLKVDLILLGTRGLGPIKERLIGSVSHRVLTFGPGAKLILHGPLKALHRILLPLQGTYDADHALAFLQQKPFRDPPTITLFTVLPHTRPPWPVDAVSAEHMETHSLRKATDFLDETAARLGASGYPTHVSAALGTPVDGILQEARALNPDLILTGSRARRGLTRMVLGSVSHALLHQGTYPLMIFG from the coding sequence ATGAAAATTTTGCTCACTGTCGACGGTTCCGACCATTCGTATGAAGCGGTCCGGTCCCTCAACTACCTGGCGCGCGCCGAGGAACTGCACATTGTGCACGTACTCGATGTTCCCAGTCCGGCCTATCCCATGATGATGCCGGAGGTGGCGCAAGAACTCTATGAGACGGTCGAGCGAAATATGCGCGATGACGGGACTCGTTTACTGGATCGCATTGTGTCATTGCTCCCATTGGATGTTGGACCAGTCGCGAAGCATCTGGTCGTCGGATCTCCGGCGGATCAGATCGTCACACTAGCGGATCAGCTGAAGGTGGATCTGATTCTTTTAGGCACCAGGGGTCTTGGACCGATCAAGGAACGGCTCATTGGAAGCGTCTCCCATCGAGTACTGACCTTTGGACCGGGTGCGAAACTGATTCTTCACGGTCCCTTGAAGGCGCTTCATCGAATACTGCTTCCCCTACAAGGAACCTATGACGCAGACCATGCCCTAGCCTTCCTTCAACAGAAACCCTTTCGCGACCCGCCCACGATTACGCTGTTCACCGTTCTTCCCCATACCAGGCCTCCCTGGCCGGTGGATGCCGTCTCAGCTGAGCACATGGAAACCCATTCCCTCCGCAAGGCAACCGACTTTCTCGACGAGACAGCGGCCAGGCTCGGAGCGTCAGGCTACCCGACCCACGTGTCTGCCGCATTGGGCACACCCGTTGATGGAATTCTTCAGGAAGCCAGGGCCTTGAATCCAGACCTTATCCTCACGGGTTCCCGAGCGCGCCGCGGCCTCACCCGTATGGTGCTCGGCAGCGTGTCACACGCCCTGTTGCACCAGGGGACCTATCCGCTCATGATTTTCGGCTGA
- a CDS encoding pentapeptide repeat-containing protein, with amino-acid sequence MTRPSIPTIFVGLIILIGFAATWAGAAGPSASSTKSSVAPPCKSLYKKKSIPAKTLHALVRSHERWVEYRGNPHAKRAELCQADLSRASLAGANLERADLEGTILRQANLYQATLIQASLAGADLTKAVLEDSNFSGADLRRARLAGANLFRAIGDEAALFDAVFVGATMHESTFERAQLEGADLTAADLTDGNFVDAHFYGATLKDAVLVNADLSGADLRRAVLTNANLYRASLQGALLDHAQLERTHLIEADLESAYLDEANLREANLKEASLRGADLRYASLYDADLHDTDLEGANLEEANLARASVSSARLRMAILYHAVLDEADFQGAHINRAVLIGAKGWRTNFTNGDLSEIYAPKSSLRHAQFNKANLESANFVGADLSGTRFTDANLAHANLQDANLHDAVLAGADLSDARLDSADLRRANFKGAELSSVIGLTQSQLNTACVDDQTKLPPGLSRPVPCNAAKKRN; translated from the coding sequence ATGACGCGCCCCTCCATACCGACCATCTTTGTGGGACTCATCATACTTATCGGATTTGCCGCCACCTGGGCGGGAGCGGCCGGTCCGTCGGCTTCCAGCACCAAATCGTCCGTGGCTCCTCCTTGCAAGAGTCTCTACAAGAAGAAATCCATTCCGGCGAAGACGCTGCACGCCCTCGTGCGTTCGCACGAACGATGGGTGGAGTATCGAGGCAACCCACATGCCAAACGCGCCGAGCTCTGCCAAGCCGACCTCAGCCGGGCCTCGCTCGCGGGCGCGAATCTCGAACGGGCTGACCTTGAAGGGACCATCCTGCGGCAAGCGAACCTGTATCAGGCCACTCTGATCCAGGCGAGTCTTGCGGGGGCCGACCTCACTAAAGCCGTCCTTGAGGACAGTAACTTCTCCGGAGCCGATCTGCGCCGTGCCCGACTCGCGGGCGCGAATCTCTTTCGTGCTATCGGCGATGAAGCCGCTCTCTTTGACGCCGTCTTCGTCGGCGCGACGATGCACGAGTCGACATTCGAGCGGGCTCAGTTGGAGGGGGCCGACCTCACCGCTGCCGACTTGACCGACGGCAACTTCGTCGACGCGCATTTTTACGGAGCGACGCTGAAAGATGCCGTCCTGGTGAATGCCGATCTGTCGGGCGCCGACCTGCGTCGTGCTGTCCTGACCAACGCCAATCTCTATCGGGCCAGTCTTCAGGGTGCGCTGCTGGACCATGCGCAACTCGAGCGGACCCATCTCATCGAAGCCGACTTAGAAAGCGCCTACCTGGACGAGGCAAACTTGCGCGAGGCCAACCTGAAGGAAGCCAGTCTGCGCGGTGCCGACCTGCGATACGCCAGTTTGTATGACGCAGACCTGCATGATACCGACCTGGAGGGAGCCAACTTGGAAGAAGCCAACCTGGCCAGGGCGAGCGTGAGCTCAGCAAGACTCCGGATGGCCATTCTTTACCATGCCGTCCTTGATGAAGCCGATTTCCAGGGTGCCCACATCAACCGGGCGGTCCTGATCGGAGCCAAGGGATGGCGCACCAACTTCACGAACGGCGATTTGAGCGAAATCTACGCTCCCAAATCCTCCCTCCGTCACGCTCAATTCAACAAGGCCAACCTGGAATCTGCTAATTTCGTCGGGGCAGATCTGAGCGGAACGAGGTTCACCGATGCAAATTTGGCCCACGCGAATCTCCAAGATGCGAACCTTCACGATGCCGTCCTCGCCGGGGCCGATTTGAGCGACGCTCGGCTGGATTCCGCAGACTTGCGTCGCGCGAACTTCAAGGGCGCCGAACTCTCCTCGGTCATCGGTCTCACGCAGTCACAACTCAACACCGCCTGCGTCGATGACCAGACCAAACTGCCGCCGGGGCTCAGCCGTCCAGTTCCCTGCAATGCGGCAAAGAAGCGAAACTAA
- a CDS encoding dienelactone hydrolase family protein, with amino-acid sequence MTAPHEHNVKITTEQLALEGILGLPTGARGVVIFAHGSGSGRFSPRNNFVARRLQRDGLGTLLLDLLTEEEADDRRKVFDIDLLADRLLLAKGWLVAELRTKNTGIGYFGASTGAGAALQAAARDPSNIRAVVSRGGRPDLAESYLPSVAAPTLLIVGGHDEPVIDMNQAAYDRLTCAKQVVIIPGATHLFEEPGTLEQVAEHAGRWFVRYLV; translated from the coding sequence ATGACGGCCCCACATGAACACAATGTAAAGATCACGACAGAGCAACTTGCTCTGGAGGGTATCCTCGGCCTGCCGACCGGCGCGCGCGGGGTGGTCATCTTTGCACACGGGAGCGGGAGTGGGCGGTTTAGCCCTCGCAACAACTTCGTCGCCCGACGACTGCAGCGAGATGGACTCGGCACGCTGCTGCTCGATTTGTTGACTGAAGAGGAAGCGGACGATCGGCGCAAGGTCTTTGATATCGATCTACTGGCAGACAGACTCCTGCTGGCGAAAGGCTGGCTGGTCGCGGAGCTACGGACGAAGAACACGGGAATCGGTTACTTTGGAGCCAGCACCGGCGCCGGGGCAGCCCTGCAAGCCGCAGCGCGAGATCCGTCGAACATCAGAGCCGTCGTGTCACGAGGAGGACGACCGGACCTGGCTGAATCGTATCTGCCGTCGGTCGCGGCCCCGACCTTATTGATCGTCGGAGGCCACGATGAACCGGTCATTGACATGAACCAGGCAGCGTATGATCGGCTGACCTGTGCAAAGCAAGTGGTCATCATCCCTGGGGCAACACACCTGTTCGAGGAGCCTGGGACCCTGGAACAGGTAGCGGAACATGCAGGAAGATGGTTTGTACGGTATCTCGTTTGA
- a CDS encoding cytochrome c, with the protein MLTPTRRFMRYRLLAAALLGFCMVSGPALSPVEAQDYPPDIARGKAVYERHCQNCHGPAGRGDGPDAAPLKVPPADFQRFRSFLKSDEELLRTIEHGVVFSPMHSWRGQLTDGEMQDVVAHIRLLSQ; encoded by the coding sequence ATGCTCACACCGACGCGGCGGTTCATGCGGTATCGATTGCTCGCGGCAGCGCTCCTCGGATTCTGCATGGTGAGCGGGCCGGCACTCTCTCCTGTGGAGGCCCAAGACTATCCTCCAGACATCGCGCGCGGAAAAGCAGTGTACGAACGTCACTGTCAGAACTGTCATGGCCCGGCCGGTCGAGGCGACGGTCCTGACGCCGCCCCCTTGAAAGTGCCACCGGCCGATTTTCAGCGATTCCGGTCGTTTCTGAAATCCGATGAAGAATTACTGCGAACCATCGAGCATGGCGTTGTCTTCAGTCCGATGCATTCGTGGCGCGGCCAGCTCACCGACGGAGAAATGCAGGACGTCGTCGCGCACATTCGCCTTCTGTCGCAGTAG
- a CDS encoding zinc ribbon domain-containing protein produces the protein MPMYDYKCLDCGKESLIVVTLKEHERGEVTCLACGSKKLQQLFSPFIAHTTKKS, from the coding sequence ATGCCGATGTACGACTACAAGTGTCTCGATTGTGGGAAAGAATCACTGATCGTCGTGACGTTGAAAGAGCATGAGCGAGGCGAGGTGACATGCCTGGCGTGCGGGAGCAAGAAGCTGCAACAACTTTTCAGCCCGTTCATCGCGCACACCACAAAGAAAAGTTAG
- a CDS encoding DUF2934 domain-containing protein yields MWERISRKAYEIWEERGRHDGGALRDWLDAEEIVMTEIHEARE; encoded by the coding sequence ATGTGGGAACGGATCTCGCGCAAAGCCTATGAGATCTGGGAGGAGCGGGGCCGTCATGACGGGGGCGCTCTCCGAGATTGGCTCGATGCGGAGGAAATCGTCATGACAGAAATCCATGAAGCGCGTGAATGA
- a CDS encoding universal stress protein, whose amino-acid sequence MSLAEAKPRILLATDGSRGAVEAEAYAFALAQSWPAALTVMHVLEFPPGLDPESPVNRLYLGEMTKRATHELAKLKARTADRGISVQPKIATGIPSEGVLAAASAEDPDLIVVGTRGKTGLAHVLLGSTAERIIRAAPCPVLAVRAEGTGEEPADQSRRDHAALHRLLVPIDFSDCSLDALEYGAMVAKRLNASVKILHVLEPVSYGLDFTLSHVETRESIKTVLTKRLSDVVSALTSAGLASDFLIVGGLPADSILDAATAQGIDVIVMGTHGRRGLSRTLFGSVTESVLRRSSCPVLTVRSPKFRPGHRRVLSRESPTDV is encoded by the coding sequence GTGAGCCTCGCTGAAGCAAAGCCCAGAATTCTCTTGGCCACTGATGGGTCTCGGGGAGCGGTAGAAGCGGAGGCCTATGCGTTCGCTCTGGCCCAATCATGGCCGGCTGCCCTGACCGTCATGCACGTGTTGGAATTTCCTCCTGGGCTCGACCCTGAGAGTCCCGTCAATCGGCTGTATTTGGGTGAGATGACGAAACGGGCCACGCACGAATTGGCCAAGTTGAAAGCACGGACTGCCGATCGCGGGATTTCGGTTCAACCAAAAATTGCGACGGGCATCCCGAGTGAAGGAGTGCTCGCAGCGGCAAGCGCCGAGGATCCGGATCTGATTGTCGTGGGGACGAGAGGGAAGACCGGCCTGGCACATGTCCTGCTGGGTAGTACGGCGGAGCGGATCATCCGGGCGGCCCCCTGCCCGGTGCTGGCTGTGCGCGCCGAAGGAACTGGGGAGGAGCCGGCTGACCAGAGCCGACGCGATCATGCGGCTCTCCATCGGCTTCTCGTGCCGATCGACTTTTCAGACTGCTCACTCGACGCGCTGGAATATGGAGCCATGGTTGCCAAACGACTGAACGCCTCCGTGAAAATTCTTCACGTGCTGGAGCCGGTTTCATACGGACTGGATTTCACCCTTTCTCATGTGGAAACACGGGAATCAATCAAGACCGTGCTCACGAAGCGGTTATCGGACGTCGTATCCGCGCTCACTTCCGCCGGCCTCGCGTCCGACTTCCTCATCGTGGGTGGACTACCGGCTGATTCAATTCTTGATGCGGCGACGGCCCAGGGCATTGATGTAATTGTCATGGGGACTCATGGACGCCGTGGGTTGTCTCGTACGTTATTCGGCAGTGTCACGGAGTCCGTTCTTCGGAGATCCTCTTGCCCTGTTCTGACGGTCAGGAGCCCGAAGTTTCGGCCGGGCCATCGCCGTGTCCTTTCCAGGGAGTCACCGACCGACGTTTAA
- a CDS encoding phosphotransferase yields the protein MALSMPVLRKSALERYLQARFGPKVSLLSYGVIGKESSKGEQKRYGYGTPVKLTFQIGRRVQSAVLETMKPGPFGHEHMADRGQAMLWDYDSYGRLPRHVKALDVGAFDAKQALFSIAEAREFFVLNEWTDGVSYHRDLARLAKGRTLRKVDRQRTIALARYLAHIHAKKRRDAALYKRRLRELIGHGECIMGLTDSYPARCGFITGDLLRTVEDACNRWRWRLRDKANRLSQVHGDFHPYNVLFRTGTEFAVLDRSRGEWGEPADDITAMTINYLLNSLISWGKLRGPFEVLFRLFWDTYMDASGDEEITETAAPFFAFRGLVVASPLWYPTLSMDVRRSLFRFIENVLDVPRFEPERANEYCRG from the coding sequence ATGGCTCTCAGCATGCCGGTGTTGAGGAAGTCAGCCTTGGAACGTTACCTACAGGCCCGCTTTGGCCCAAAGGTCAGCTTGCTGTCCTATGGAGTAATCGGCAAAGAGAGCTCCAAGGGAGAACAGAAGCGTTATGGGTACGGGACACCGGTCAAATTGACGTTTCAAATCGGACGTCGGGTCCAGTCCGCGGTACTTGAAACCATGAAACCCGGCCCGTTTGGGCACGAACATATGGCTGATCGCGGACAAGCCATGTTGTGGGACTACGATTCGTATGGACGCCTGCCGCGCCATGTGAAGGCCCTGGATGTGGGCGCATTCGATGCCAAACAGGCGCTCTTTTCCATCGCCGAAGCTCGTGAATTCTTTGTGTTGAACGAATGGACGGACGGGGTGAGCTATCATAGGGATCTTGCGCGGCTGGCGAAAGGCAGGACGCTGCGCAAGGTGGATCGCCAACGCACAATCGCGCTGGCGCGCTACTTGGCCCACATCCATGCAAAGAAACGGCGTGATGCAGCTCTGTATAAGCGCCGGCTGCGTGAATTGATCGGTCACGGCGAATGCATCATGGGACTGACCGACAGCTATCCGGCGCGCTGTGGCTTTATCACCGGCGATCTCCTACGAACAGTGGAGGACGCGTGCAATCGGTGGCGCTGGCGTCTCCGTGACAAAGCCAATCGACTTTCTCAGGTTCACGGGGATTTCCATCCGTACAATGTGCTGTTCCGTACCGGAACGGAGTTTGCGGTGTTGGATCGGTCACGAGGAGAATGGGGCGAACCAGCCGACGACATCACCGCGATGACGATCAATTATCTGCTGAACTCACTGATCAGCTGGGGCAAGCTCCGGGGACCGTTCGAAGTTCTCTTCCGCTTGTTCTGGGACACCTACATGGACGCCAGCGGTGACGAGGAGATCACTGAAACGGCGGCGCCGTTCTTTGCCTTTCGCGGCCTGGTCGTGGCCAGCCCGCTCTGGTATCCCACTCTGTCGATGGACGTCAGACGAAGCCTCTTTCGCTTCATTGAAAATGTTCTCGATGTGCCGCGTTTTGAGCCGGAACGTGCGAACGAGTACTGCCGGGGATGA
- a CDS encoding adenylyl-sulfate kinase → MNRVPGVAIWLTGLPASGKSTIAAALKPRLEEISSVEVLESDAVRRILTPHPTYSGGERDLFYRALALMGAKLVSHGVTVIFDATANRRAYRDFARSLIPRFIEVAVECPLELAMQRDYKGTYRRGQRGESATVPGLQDPYEAPLNPGVRIDTTKVSAKEAAEIIMEVVRNTVLS, encoded by the coding sequence ATGAATCGAGTGCCAGGCGTTGCCATCTGGCTCACCGGCCTGCCCGCGTCCGGAAAGAGCACCATTGCTGCCGCACTGAAGCCGAGGCTGGAGGAAATCAGTTCCGTCGAAGTGTTGGAATCGGATGCCGTCCGGCGAATCTTGACGCCTCATCCAACCTACAGTGGCGGAGAACGGGATCTGTTCTATCGTGCACTCGCGCTCATGGGTGCGAAACTGGTCTCGCATGGGGTGACGGTGATCTTCGATGCCACGGCTAATAGGCGGGCCTATCGCGATTTCGCCAGGAGTCTGATTCCGAGGTTCATCGAGGTGGCCGTGGAATGTCCGTTGGAACTGGCGATGCAGCGTGACTACAAGGGAACCTATCGACGCGGGCAGCGCGGTGAATCGGCGACCGTTCCAGGATTACAGGACCCTTACGAGGCCCCACTGAACCCTGGGGTGAGAATCGATACGACAAAGGTCTCAGCGAAGGAAGCAGCGGAGATAATCATGGAGGTTGTCAGGAACACCGTGCTCTCATAA
- a CDS encoding isochorismatase family protein: MIPTTISLTPSDALLLADIQNDFLPRGALGISDGDEIIPILEHYVCRFAARGLSIFLTRDWHPPDHCSFVSQGGPWPTHCVAGSPGALPPSSFVTPSSAVIIYKAIDRDQEAYSAFHNTSLDRHLRALHVQRLFIGGLATDYCVLHSVKNARTLGYDVCLLMDAIKAVNLQPDDGHLAEEVMISLGAVPVRWEMLAA, translated from the coding sequence ATGATTCCTACGACCATCTCCCTCACGCCCTCTGATGCGTTGCTCCTTGCGGATATCCAGAATGATTTTCTTCCACGAGGGGCGCTCGGCATCAGCGACGGTGATGAAATTATTCCGATCCTGGAGCATTATGTCTGCCGATTTGCCGCTCGCGGGCTTTCGATTTTCCTGACGCGCGACTGGCATCCGCCGGACCATTGCTCTTTCGTGTCCCAAGGAGGCCCGTGGCCGACGCATTGTGTGGCAGGTTCCCCCGGCGCGTTACCACCGTCGTCGTTTGTGACACCGTCATCGGCGGTCATCATTTACAAAGCCATCGACCGAGATCAAGAAGCCTATTCAGCCTTCCACAACACCAGTTTGGATCGTCATCTCCGAGCCCTCCACGTGCAGCGCCTCTTCATCGGCGGATTGGCGACCGACTATTGTGTCTTGCACTCGGTGAAGAATGCTCGGACACTGGGCTATGACGTTTGCTTGCTGATGGACGCGATCAAGGCGGTCAACCTCCAGCCTGACGACGGTCATCTCGCAGAGGAGGTGATGATCAGCCTGGGAGCTGTGCCCGTTCGATGGGAGATGCTTGCAGCATGA
- a CDS encoding 6-phosphofructokinase, with amino-acid sequence MTEQRPTVGILIGGGPAPGINSVISAATICSTLGGSDVLGLIDGFKWLMEGSTGQVRPLSIEDVSRIHFRGGSFLGTSRANPTKTAEHLDNVLFSLKRLGITRLMTIGGDDTAFSAMKLEERSGGQLQVIHVPKTIDNDLDLPHGIPTFGFQTARHVGVEIVKNLMVDARTTTHWYLVVTMGRKAGHLALGIGKAAGATLTIIPEEFRERPVRLQRVVDLLIGTMIKRLEHGQADGVVVLAEGLIEILDPRDLGGLEYVERDEHGHLRLNEVDVGSVLRRELTKQLHALGLSFAVVAKNVGYELRCADPIPYDIEYTRDLGYCAAQYLLDGGTSAMVSIQNGRFVPIPFRQMVDSVTGRTRVRMVDVDSQSYQIARQYMIRLTQDDLSNPDTLGRYSDLSGLSAQAFRERFAAVL; translated from the coding sequence ATGACAGAGCAGCGTCCGACCGTCGGCATTCTGATCGGTGGAGGGCCGGCTCCCGGGATCAATAGTGTGATCAGCGCGGCAACGATCTGCAGCACTCTAGGAGGCTCGGATGTGCTCGGGCTGATCGATGGATTCAAATGGCTCATGGAAGGAAGCACGGGACAAGTACGGCCGCTCTCGATTGAGGATGTCAGCCGGATCCATTTTCGAGGCGGGTCTTTTCTGGGTACGTCCCGTGCGAACCCGACGAAAACTGCGGAGCATCTCGACAACGTGTTGTTCTCGCTGAAGCGCCTGGGCATCACGCGTTTGATGACGATCGGCGGGGACGATACTGCGTTTTCGGCCATGAAGTTGGAGGAGCGATCCGGCGGTCAACTTCAAGTCATCCACGTCCCCAAGACGATCGACAACGATCTGGATCTTCCCCATGGGATTCCAACATTCGGGTTTCAGACGGCCCGTCACGTCGGCGTCGAAATCGTGAAGAACTTGATGGTGGATGCCCGCACCACGACACACTGGTACCTGGTGGTGACTATGGGGCGCAAGGCCGGGCATCTTGCATTAGGGATCGGAAAGGCAGCCGGTGCCACGCTCACGATTATTCCTGAAGAGTTTCGAGAGAGGCCGGTGAGACTCCAACGAGTCGTCGATCTCTTGATCGGGACGATGATTAAGCGGCTGGAACACGGTCAGGCCGACGGGGTGGTGGTGCTGGCCGAGGGACTGATTGAAATTCTCGATCCTCGTGATCTTGGAGGGTTGGAGTATGTCGAACGAGACGAGCATGGCCATTTGCGTTTGAACGAAGTGGATGTCGGCAGTGTCTTGCGGCGTGAACTGACGAAACAGCTCCATGCGCTGGGACTTTCTTTTGCTGTCGTGGCAAAGAACGTGGGCTATGAACTCCGTTGTGCGGATCCGATTCCCTACGACATCGAATACACGCGTGATCTCGGGTATTGTGCCGCTCAATATCTGCTCGATGGCGGGACGTCGGCGATGGTATCGATCCAGAATGGACGGTTCGTTCCGATTCCGTTCAGGCAAATGGTCGACTCCGTGACAGGACGGACCAGAGTCAGGATGGTGGATGTCGATTCGCAGTCCTATCAAATCGCCCGGCAATACATGATTCGGCTTACACAGGACGACTTGAGCAATCCAGATACATTGGGGCGCTATAGCGACTTGTCCGGCCTCTCGGCACAGGCGTTTCGAGAACGGTTCGCCGCAGTCCTCTGA
- a CDS encoding HPF/RaiA family ribosome-associated protein produces the protein MKLEIESRNVAMTPRWKTEIEARMEDLQRGHEDLIHGRVTLTKNRHHKKFANVAEALVVVTLPGRHTMTARKEDKTFEEAMRSAFHAVSIELRKYREKRAKTEIRLSPVPPHRGVLCKLFPKEQYGFILKEGGGEVYFHVHALQGVAFGHLEDGIEVLFGEEQGNKGLQATVVVLPHPMTTRVSS, from the coding sequence ATGAAACTTGAGATTGAAAGCCGCAATGTCGCAATGACCCCCCGCTGGAAGACCGAGATTGAAGCCCGTATGGAAGACCTCCAACGAGGGCACGAGGATTTGATTCACGGCCGAGTCACGTTGACTAAGAATCGGCATCACAAGAAATTTGCGAACGTGGCGGAGGCACTGGTTGTTGTCACACTGCCCGGACGTCATACCATGACGGCCAGAAAGGAAGACAAGACCTTCGAGGAGGCCATGCGCTCTGCGTTTCATGCCGTGAGCATCGAACTCCGCAAGTATCGAGAAAAACGTGCGAAGACCGAGATTCGACTGTCACCGGTGCCGCCTCATCGCGGTGTGCTCTGCAAGCTCTTTCCCAAGGAGCAATACGGCTTCATCCTGAAAGAAGGAGGCGGTGAGGTCTATTTTCATGTGCATGCGCTGCAGGGGGTCGCCTTCGGCCATCTGGAGGATGGGATCGAGGTCCTCTTCGGCGAAGAGCAAGGAAACAAGGGCCTACAGGCGACCGTCGTCGTGCTCCCGCATCCCATGACGACAAGGGTGTCCTCATGA